GGATTCTGCTTAGACCACCTGCAGGGTGAGTCTGACCTTGACGGGTGACCAGGTCTGGGGGAGCAAAGAGTGGTGACTGCTGGAATCGACTGGAGTGAGACCCAGTCGGGGAAGCTGGGAAGTCTGGAGGAGGTCATGGGGGAAGCGAGGACACTGAGGTTCCAGAGGGATGGCTGGCTCAGGCCATACCTTCCCATCTCCCGAGGAAGAGGCTGTGcattggagaaaaaagaacaggagaaCCACAACACAGAgccaggaggcagtgggaggaTTTTACTAACTGCACAACATACAAGTTTCCCAGGCGCCTGTGGGTGCCAGCCTGCTCGTCAGCCATCCGGTCCCAGCAGTGCCCCTTGCTCCTGCACCCACTTGGGACTATCGCCAGTAGGGAGGACTGGGCTGACGGTGTCACGGGTGGGAGAGCCAGGCTCAGGGTGGGACTCAGAgttggggtcagggctgggcacAGTATCCGGGTCGGGGCTGGGACCAGATCTGTGGTCAGGGCTGGCCGCAAGGTCAGAATTGGTTTCGTGCCCAGGCTCAGGGTTAGAAGATTTGACAGAATCAGGGGTGGGGGTAGATCTAGAGCCAGGGATGGTTTGGGGGTTGGGATTGGGGAGGGAGCCCAGTACAGAGCCAGGGTCAGGGCCAAGGCCAGAGCTGGGGCCGGGGCTGAGGCTCAGGCCAGAGCCGAGCACAGAGACTGCATCAGGACCCAGGAGCGAGACCTGCCCCGGCCTCAACATGGAAGCAGGGCTGAGGCCCAGGCCGGCGGCAGCAGCCGCAGCTGCAGCCGCGGCAGCGGCCGCGCCCTCATGCACCCGCTTGTGCTTGGTGAGGCTGGAGGCTTGGCCGAACGCCTTGCCGCAGAGCTGGCAGCGGTAGGGGCGCTCGCCCGAATGCACATGCAGATGCTGCAGGAGCGCCGAGCTCTGCCCAAAGGCCTTGGAGCAATGGGGACAGGCGTAGGGCCGCTCGCCCGTGTGGATGCGCAGGTGGTGCTGCAGGTTGGAGCTCTGGCCGAAGGCCTTGCCGCAGTGGGGACAGCGGTACGGGCGCTCAGCCGTGTGCGTGCGCTGGTGCTGTAGCAGCGCCGAGCTCTGGCCAAAGGCCTTGCCGCACTGCGGGCACGGGTAGGGCCGCTCGCCCGTGTGCGTGCGCAGGTGCTTCAGGAGAGCCGATCCCTGCCCGAAGCCCTTGGCGCACACCGGGCACTTGTGGGGCCGCGGGCCGCCGTGCGTGCGCAGGTGCTGCGCCAGCAGCGAGCCGTGCCCGAAGGCTTTGCCGCACACGGGGCAGTGGTGCGGCTTCTCGCCGCTGTGGCTGCTGCGGTGCTTCAGCAGCGTGGAGCGCCAGCCGAAGGCCTTGCCGCACGCCGCGCACTGGTAGGGCCGTGCGCCCGTGTGGATACCGCGGTGCTGGGCCAGCGTGGCGCCGTGGCTGAACGACTTGCCGCAGTCGGGGCAGCGGTACGGCTTCTCGCCACTGTGGGTGCGGCGGTGCTGGCTCAGCCCCGAGCTGCGGCGGAAAGCTCGCCCGCAATCGGGGCAGGAGAAGGGCCGGGGCGGGCTGGCAGGTGCGGGGAGCACCGCTGGGCTGGTGGCCAGGACCTCGGGGGTGGCAGTGAGGTCGGACGAGAGGGGATCCAGGTCTGGAGCAGCAGCCGGACTGAGGGTGTCACTGTTAGGGTCAAGAACCAGGGGAACGGGGCCGATGACGTCTGGGTCGTCAAAACTTGAAGACATGGGGTCAAGATCTTGGGGATCCAAGTCACGGGTCCCCGAGATGGAGCTCGGAGCTTCCACATCCGGGTCCAGATCCTCGGAGACAGGCTCCAGATCTTCATAGCTGGGGTCCACATCTTCAGAGACAGTGTTGAGGTCTTCCGGGTCAGGCTCTGGCTTTTCAGAAACTGGGTCTAGCTCTTCTGGGTTGGGGTCTAGGTCTTCTGAGTCGGAGTCAAGCTCTTCGTAAGAGGGCCTCAGTCCTTTGTGGCCTGGGTTCCTGACCAGGACGGAGCGCCGCATCCCTGGTGTGGAAGTGCCAGCCGCTTCAGGAGCAGGGTCTGCAGGATGAGGACAGAGGGTGGGTGGAGGTAGGTTCTGCGGAATAGGGGTTCTTTTGGAgcctgggcagggaagggagaggggaccaGGCCACACCCCAGATCCCACTCCAGGACACACACACGATTTCTTCTCTTGTCTTGTACTGAGGGAGACTTTCCATTTGCCCCTAccagggcagggagaagaggaaCCCTAGTGGGACATGAGGGGCCCCTCCTTACTCAGCCCCACACCTGGATGGAAGTCATGGGTCCCAGCACTAGAGGTCCCCAGTACCCAGCTCCATggctctgcccctctctccatcctgggttcctcctctcctgggaagCTTGGGTCCTGTGGAGGAGAGAGTCCTGGATGCCTATCCCCTGGACCATGGCCCCTTCACGGGAAGAGTGTGGGTATCTGGGATCATGTGCTTGTCACTAAGTACATGGCCTGAATCCCATGGTTGAGGGTGACGTATCTGGGGGTCCCTGGTAGGGAGGGTGACCTCTGGCTCACTTCCTAGAGTGGAAACATCCTGACCTCTGAAGCCTTgatctgggtgggggtgggggggtggcaaACAACATCTGGTCCTCCTCCTGggtcactgggggaggggagggagacctTGGCTCACTTCCCAGGGAGGATACAACCTGAATCCCGAGCCTCACAGTTCTGCGATAGGACTAAGTGTCCAAACACCTGGGTTCTGTCTTAGATGGAAGACGCTGACCGCTGAGTTCTACAACTAGAGTGAGGATGGTGATGTAATACGTGGGAcctctggagggagcagggagacccATGGACTCATTAGCCAGGAGGGTAAGGACAGGTGTCCATATACATGTTTGCCCAACTAGATAGAAGAGTCTGAATTCTGACTCCTAACTGGGAGGTTGGCAAAAAATACCTCTGGCTTCTCTTGGGTTACTGGGGGGACACCTGGGCCATCTCCTAGGAAGAGAGTATTCCTGGATGATTGACCCCATGGCTGAGGTATGGGGATGGGTGTCAGGAGACTTTGGTAACTTCGTGGGAGAATTCTAGATCCTGAATTCCAGCTCCATGGCTGGTGGTAGGGAGGGGGATGGACAAACAATAGCTGGGACCCCttctggggagcagggggagaaTTCCCTGTAGTAGGGTGATGTCTAGAGCTACTCACCCCCTGACTAGACActggcagggggttggggggcaaACAACAGATCTgttcctgggaggcagggggacttctggttttccttctggGGAGGGGGACATCCTGAGCCACAACCCCAGAGCCGGGTAGGGGGATGCAAACAGAGAGGGCTGAGTTCCTAGATCACCTCCTCAACCCAGATCCCACTTTGAAGGGTGGTGGGGTGATGTTGGCTCCCCTACTGGATTTcccaggggttgggggacagaGGGTCCCTTAAATTGGCTCCTGAATTTCCATCTCTGAGCtggaagccagaaggagaaataaCTGGGGTCCTTCCTGAATTTCTGGGGGGAAGGTGGATGCCTGGATCACCTCACGGGTAAGAGGGCTTCCAGAACTCTAGATTCCAAGACTGGAGAGTGAGGGGAACAAGACCTGGGATCCTGGGGGTCAGAGGGAACCCCTGGATGCCCCTTTTGAGGAAGAGCCTCCTGAACTCCCGACCCCAGGCTGGAGAGTGGGGAGAACAATACTTGGGGCCCTTCCTGGGTTCCTGACGGGGCGGGGGCCCGGATCGCCTCCAGAGGAGGGGGCTCCTGAACTCCCACCCGCCCAGCTGAGGGGTGCCCCCCATACCTCCCGATGGACGGCGCCCAGCTCGGGCCGGGCCCTCCCCCGGGTCCGCAGAGGCGGAACGGGAGCGCTAGGCCCGCGGGTCGCGCGGCGCCCCGCATTGCGCCCGCGGCCCCGCTCTCCTGGGCCGGGGCGGGCGCGGCGCGGGGCGAGGGGGTATGGACCGAGGTCGCTCCGGGCCGCGCCCCGCGCCGCAGGGGTATCCCCACCCGCCCGCCCCCCATCGCggcccccgcccgcccggcccgcTCGCGGGGACACTCACCCGGCGCCCCTCGCCCCTGCCCGGCCCGCCGCGCCCGCCGGCGCCCCCGGGGCCCGCAGGAAGCCCCCCGCCCGCCAGCCCCGCCGGCGGCCCCCTCGGCCCAGCGGCCCCGCCAGGCGCTCCCGGGGAGCGAGAGGGGCCGGCCGCGGGCCGCAGCGGGAGCTGCTGGGACTTGTAGTTCGCCCGGGCCCGCCTCGGCCGTCGCCAtcgctgcccccgccccccgggcTAGCCTTTGTCCCGGCCCGGCCACCTGGCCGCGCGGCCGCGCCTTTGTCTGCGCCGCGCGCCGCCCGCGCTGTCCCCGCCGCGGCCTCTCCTGCTCTGCGACTCTCTCAGCCCCTCTCCGTCCCTCTGcgcccctgcctctctctgtctgtcccttTATCCCTCTGTTAGTGTGTTTCCCTCCGTTTCAATCTTTGCCTCTCTTCCTGTCCCCttttctgcctctgtccctctgtctctgtcttgtctgttttcctctctctcccctcgtCTCTGCCTCCCGCCCATGTCTGTGACTCCATCTCTGTTCCAGAAACACCAAACGTTCTATCTCTCTCTTGTAGATTGGCAGTGCACATCGGCAAAGCCAAGACGCAGAATTTTCAGACTTGTGTATCTTTGCCCAGTCCAGCCTTTGTTTCCCCGTAAGACTCCTCCTCCAAGGAAAAGAGCTGGGGACACCGAATATTTCCCTCCTCCTACCCAGTGGCGCAGTGCTGTCGCCAGCAGACTCCCCGTGCCTGGTACTCCCTCTGGAgaggccagggccaggcctgggaagcACTCTGGGCGGACTTTACCTGGAGACACAGATCCCTGTCAAGAGGGAGTGAAACGCAGCCCCCGCAGCTGGCAGCTGGGCCGGGATGTTCTTCACTGAACATAAACAACGgtcacaaaatataaacaatcatCACACAAGGCCACTCTGTGACCGCGTCTGAGCCGAGATAGAGACAAGGACACTTTGCAGCCACAAAAATGAATACACATCCTTCTCTGATGATGACTGCTGCTTCTTCCCAATGACAGCCCCGGGTCCATCCTCCCACCTCTGAGATAAAAAGCACCAATACCCCGTCACAGACCTGCCCCCTGCTTCCTGCCAGCACTAGGCTAGGGTTGCTTGTACTCGCCTCAACTCTCCTTAAAACTACCCAGCTCAAGCCTGAATCTTATAAGATGCCCTCCTGTCCCCCAATTACTCTTTCCCCTGTGGGATCTTCCTTGCTggagcaagcaaaaaaaaaatttttttttgactacAGTTTAGTGTCCGATGGTCTTTGGCTGGTGAGTTTTCAAACCACCTAACCTTGAATGCAGCCTCAAGCAAATGAGGCCTCCAGGAGTCTTTGCTCTTCCTTCCCGAACCTTCTAGATCTGTGCTGGACTTCTGGCCTGGGACCTGCTTGCCACCTCTCTGTGGAAAAGCTCTCAGCAGCTCTGAGAGACTTGAGATCGCAATTGGATTATGCCGCTGGTTCCTCATCCTGCCGCCTCCTGGCTGATCCCATTACAAATAATACTTGTAATGACAGCTGTCGTTTCTGTCTGCCCAGTATCTCTGTCAGCACCTTGTCTTCCCTCTGTGGAGCCCCCTTCACTACTCCAGATGGACCTGTGTCTAACACAGCCCCCAGCACCATGAGATCTAAACTTACCAATCAGAGAACCCCGCCCCCTGAACAATAATGAGGTCTGGGATGAAGCCATGATGCTGGAGGGTCTCATTCTTCCTCTGGGATCATGAGCTGTACACAGGGCCTCATTCAGCCTGCAGCCACCTTCCCTGGTTGTCTGGAAGAACAGTCTGCAGACTGAAGCCAATCTATAACAGGATGCAGAGGTGAGAGTTGGAGAGACAACCCTGGCTATATTGGTTGAGCTCCTGGATATAGCCACACCTGAAGCCAGAAGCTCTGTCTTTCCAATACCAGGAGCCAACAAATTTCCTGGGTATTTGAGCTAGTGGGATTCTGTCCCTTGCATCCATGACAGTCTTGACTAATTTAGAAATTAGTTCCTCGAAAGGGAAAGGTATTGAAGGAAATAgcttaaaatttgaaattgagCCAAGGTTAGGTAGAGGGTCATAGCCACCACATACACATATCTTCATTATAAAGTGAACAGGGCTTCAAGATTTGTGCAGTGCACGACCTCCCCAGATGTATGTGGCAGCATCATGGAAGAGGCATCCTCAGGAAAGCAGAACTCTGTTATGTGGAAGAAAAACAGCTGATTAAATTGTTGCCTATTTTCTCTTGGCACGCTAACCTTGTGTCTCCCGAGACTCTGGCTTAAGTAGCTTTGGAGAAAAATATCAGGATGCTGGGATATGTGGACGCTGTCATGAAGCCTTCAGCAAGGTCTTCCAAGACAGGCACAAGCTCCCTCTATACACTCCTTCTTAAAGCAGAGCCTAGCACTTGCTCAATTTTGTGAGATTGCCAGAGCTGAATTCTCTGTCCTGAGTGAAAAGAGGATGTTAGTAATGAGGTGAGAGGTAAGATTGGGATTATCAGAGAACTGGTGGGCATTTGATGTTTCAGCCTACTCTCAAACACTGAGCACTGAACACTCCTGCCTATAAATATACAATTACCTTCATTAGGAAGAGCCTATTGGCTGAGTCGTTCCACCCTCTAGATTGTAACCTGGGGCAATACAGATGCTATGGGGATGGGCAGGCACAGGTCTGTTGCTAGGAGACAGGATTCACTAAGATTGAGCTCCAGACTCCAAGATCCTGGTGAGGTTGGAGGAACCAAATCACCCAGGCATCCAATCACAGCATTCCATCCCTCTGGGCACATGATTGGTTCACAGCTGGGCAGGGGACTCAAATGAGCCAATCAGACTGTTTCATATATTCCAATGTGAGGAGTTGGGGGGAacaccccaccccttcctttgGGGCTTTAATGATAAGGATTTGGGCttctagtttttctcttttgccacTGCTTGGAGGGACACGAGGCTGAGAGACAGCAAGGAAGAGAGCATGCGTCTGATGGGGAACCACATGCTTGATGCTAGACCTAATTAAGGAGTTTCTTGTTTCTAAGTCAACAAAATCCCTTTCTGCTTGAGCAGCTGGAGCtggtttctgttatttgcaaagAAAATGACCTAAGACAGTAACAAAATTTAGGCATTATTTATTGAGCTACAGCCAAGTGCTAGGCCCTGTGCCAAGAATGGtacattcacattttatttactcCTTGTAACCACTCCATGAAGGAGGAACTGTTGCCCtccccatttcatggatgaggaaagtGAGGGTCAGAGCATGACATCACTTGTTCAAGGACAGAAAGAGATGAGGCTGTTGCTTGGTGATGCTTACCattgacaaaatattttcctttcaaaattcatCTGTTTTCCCATGTTCAATGCTattttttattcatcttatttcataagcctttttggtttttgtagtTCCTATGAAATGCCTTTTCTTGGAGGTGGGGTAAGTGGGATACAGGAAGGATAGACATAAATCCATAAAATACATCCAGAAACAGCATGATGTAGTGTCTCAGCACTGGAAACTTTCCAGCaaagtttctgttctttcttgGCAACCCATCCCAGTGCTGATCAATCTTATTGTTAGAAAATCCTTCCTGTTGTGCTGAAATCTTCCTCCTTATAACTCCTACCCATTTTTCTCACTTGGTGTCTGGATTGCTTTAAACCACCCCTAGAACTGGGAAGAAGCACACATAATCCTGCAACTACAGCTACATGGAACCAAAGCAAgctttctgagcttcctggcaggcAAGGTAAAAAGGAAAAGCCTTTTTGTATACATAGTCTGGTCAATAAGCAGAACATCTTTACCAGGAAAGCCTGATTTTTATCCTGGGAATCATTGTAGGATGGGTTTATtgtagtggttctcaaccagaggCAACTCTTCCCCCctaggagacatttggcaatgtctggagatgtttttggttgtcacaactggtgGAAGAGAGGGAGTGTGCTACTGGAATGTGATGGGTAAAGGTCAGGGATGATGTTAAACATCCAACAATGCACAAGACAGCCTCCAACAATGGAGAATGATCCTATCCAAACTGCCAATAAAGCCAAGATTGAGAAATCCTGTTTTAGAATGAGATAATTCAGAAGAGTGTAATCTATATCATTAGTGGAAgcaaggagaagaggaaatgacCAGCTGGCCTCAGAGAATTGATGCCCATGAGGAAAGGGCTCCTGGCCAGGCTTGAGATTGGCTGTCACTGGTCCATTGGATTGGGGGCTTTGGTCTTTGAGGGTCTGACTACAGGGTTAGAGAGCTATGTTCATTCTCTGAAACCACATTCTCAACACCCTACAGAGGCAGTCCCCAGGCACGGCCACCAAGGCTCATTTTATCCCAGATAGAGCTGGCTTCTTGGTGCTGATCTCACCATACCCCAAAACCTTCAAAATGGGGTGCTGTCCAAGGTACTGGTCCAGGACATGCTTTCTAAGCCCTGTCATCCACTGGCTCCAGGGCTCCACCCCATTCTCTTTTCCACCCTTTTCATTCTGTCTCTGGCTGGACAGCTACCCCCTTGGACCTGATCATATCCTAATGACTCTTGTTGACTTGCCCCTGGACCCAGCTGTGACCTGGAGGCTAATTGCCCAGCCAGCCAATGCACCAACCATTCAGCTTTACAGCCTCTGACCACAATAGGGGAAATCACTGGGCCATTCTCAGCATATCTATCCTTCCATGCACCTTCTGAGTGCCATCTAGTCTCTCAATAATCAAAAGCTCCTTCCTACATCcttgtcttcctctctcctccttaccTTCATCTTCAGAAGGTGCACTGTCCCTTCTTGACCCCCAGCCACCCACACTGACCAGTGTGAACATTTCTTATTTATAACAATCTAATGATAGTGAGAGCtattatttatctccattttacagaggagcaaatagaggctcagaggggttaaatgacttgcccaagacttGTTTCCAGTACACGGAGGAGTCAAGATTTGGACTCTGTCCATTCAGCACCAAGAGCTTACATTCTCAACCCATCACCACACTGCCTCTGTTCAGCATGGTTAAGTCCATCCTCCCACATCATTCAGAACTTGTTGCTGCACCTGAACACCTTACACGGAGTCCAACCACCCAGTCTTTGCACAAGCTGGGATGGTCTCCCTGCCCAGAGTGGCCCCCAGACCCAGGGTCTGCAGAAGTATCTGCTCAGGGCTTCTCCACGGAGTCATTCTCTCCTGTAATGCCCCTGCCCCCACAAACACCCCATCCTCTTCCATGGCTAATTGATGGCAAGCGGTGGGATGTTGCCAAAGCAGTGTTTATTGCTGGCTAGGGCATGGGTAGGTAGGGATCTGGGGGGCCTGAGGGTCTACCTTCCCAGCACCACAGCCCCACTGGTGAGGAAAGCCCAGTGGCACATGACTCTCCTGGAGGCTTTCCCGTCTCAGCACTGCTGGGCCCTTGTACTTGAAGGGAAACTCATCACTGTTTTGGGTTGAGAAGAAGCGCTGTTCACCCAGTGGGGGCTCCCAGTGGCTATACTTGCACTGTGGAGTCAGGATGGGGGAGCTCAGCAGGGCAGCCTGGAGGGTGGCTGGCCCACCCAGGCCACCCTGTAGTCCCTGCACCACCCTGGGGACAGCAGAGAGTGGGGAGAGGCTCAGCCCAGTTTGGCTGATGATTGGGTCCTTGGGAGGGGGGCAAAAGGGGGCCCTAGATTGGGCTGACCCAGGAGCTGGATGAGACGCTGGAGAGAAACCCGGGTGGGTCCCTGGAATGACCCCAGGGCTGGGTTGACCCTAGGTGACTTTGCCCTAACCCTCAACCGTGGCTGATGAGTTGACCCTGACATGAGCCTTCGGCTGAGCTGGAGATGACCTGGTGCTGGGATGACATTAAGATGACCCTGAGCCTGGGATGACCCTAGAGTGACCCTGAGCCGACTTGACACTAATTCTGTGCCTGAAGTGATGGTATAATCTTCCTGAGATAACGCTACACTGACTTGGGGGAGGGGCTACCTGGTCAGAGAGataccctctccccctccctcacccgcTGTAGCATCTCCTCAGTCACGGAGGCTGGAGCTGTTCTGTGCGGCATCAGCATCTTCTGGTTCATGGTTAAAAAATCTGGTTCTGGAGATTTCAGTGGGGTGGCTGAGatgaggggctgagggaggataGGCAGGGTCCAGGGGAAAGGGTCGTGGGAGACTGAGCATAGGGTAAAGGTTCCTGGGCTAACGCTGACGTTGTCAGGGGAGGGGGACGGATTaggagtcagggaggaggggggagccaGGGTGGGCTGAGGAGGCCAGGGACGGGGCTAGGGCAGACGAGCCGAGGTTGGGGACAGAGAGGGGGCCAGAAGAGTAGGCTAGCGGGTCAGGGGGCGGAGCCAGAGTCTCGCAGAGGATGAAGGGTTAGACTCAGGAGAGGGTGGATATGGAGAGGGGCGGGGCCAGACCAGAGGGTCGGAGTCATGCAGGGGATGGGGCCATCGCAGAGTGCGGGTGGGATCACACGGGAGCAGCGTTGTTCAGGGACAGAGTTGCGATCTTGGTCCATGGGGTGGGATCTAGCTCTTCAGGAGGCGGAGCCAGAGTCAGGCAGTGGGCGGGGCGGGGTTGGCCAGGGGCGGAGCCACGGTTGTGTCAAGGGCGGGGCTTTCCGGGTGGGGAGTGGCTGCGCTCACCTCCGGTGTCCCAAGGCAGGTTGCTCCGCTGCAAGTGGAGGCTGGGCGCTTTCGGCGGCTTTGGTATCCCAGGTGGGGAATAGTCCGTACCCATGGAGGTCTGGAAGAACTGTCCGAACAGCGACGGCTCCCCTAGGGTTATGTGACTCTGCAGCTTCTCATGAGGCACGTGGCGTCTGGGTGGCTTGGTCGCAGGCAGCGGCTGTAGGACCACATGGCATCTGGGAAGTTCCCCGAGTCAGGGATGTCCCAAGATCATGATGGAGGGAAGAAGTGGGTGCTGCGTGACCTTGGACGGCTTACACCCTCTCTGGGTCCCGCGTGATGGTGCTGGGAGTTGGTACTGTTATCTCACTTTACAGAGAGAGCCACTGGGGTTTGGAGTAGTTAAGTGGCTTACCCTACATCATGCAAGTAGATCCAGGAGATCTCTGCACACATGTCAATCTCAcccccatctcagggcctttgcacttgctattatTCACTCTGCTTGGGAAGCCCTTTTCCCTCATGAGCCCTGCTGCATTCTGCTTCTTCCTGCTGACCTGGCCGTGGAAGAAGTGCGTGGAGGTGGTCAGGTTGCCAGGACCAGGGTACCTGTTTCCTTCCAGAATGTGTGACTCCGGAGTCTGGTCGTGGTGAAGAACAAAAGGTTCTGCCAGAGACAGAGTAGGTCTTGAGCAGCTCTGGGAGGCTGCTGCGGgtgtgaggggcagggcaggcagccagCTCTCACCTGGCTCCTGGGCATAGAAATGTTCACCCTTGGTGGTCCTGTCATGGAAGAGGCCATCTCCAGGACGAATATTCACATAGTGGATGTGGGCTGAGGCCTGGGCCTTGTCATACCTGCAGATAAGGGGGGATGGGCAGTGAGGAGCTGTCTGATCAGGGCCCCTACACCTcccaggaaaagggagagaggcaggcttCTCAATGGCCAAGAGAGGGGATGTTAGTGGTGGGAGATCTGGACCTTGCCTGTGGGTGATGGAGGCCCAAGGACACAGAATTGGCCCCAGAGCCTTAGGTGGCACACCCCACAAGCTGCCCTTGCCCCATCTTGGTAGGAGGCCATGGTCCCTTTGTACCTGTCTGGGGGCAGGACCTGGGGCCTGTAGGCTTGTTTCTGCTCCGGACTCATGGGCCCATAGCCAATCTTGATGTCTCCCAGTTCCACGCTGGAGGAGGCCTGTGGGTGGACGGGGTGGGAAGGTCAAGACCACCCAGCCCCCATTGCCGCCCCCACCCACTGCCAGCAGCACCAGCCCAGCCTCAACACACCCTCTTACACATCAAGGCAGGTGGGCCTGGCTCGGCCTGGAACTGTCTCTGGTAAGAGGTCCAGTCGTCCTGTCTCCTGTAGTCCCACTTGAGGGGACTGGGACCCCCTGAGGATGAGCAAGAGGAGAAGAAGAATGAGATCAATTTCCTGCAGCCTCTGGACCACTGGGATCTGATTCCTTGCCTGGGACGGGGAAGTGGGCAGTCCCGACTAGCTTGGCCTAACGCCTGTCTGGaaaacaccaaaaataataaaaataatgagaacaaGAACAGCCAGGAAGGTGGGGCGGgcatagctcagttgtagagcacatgcttagcatgcacatggccctgggttcaatctccagtacctccattaacaacaacaaaaaagaatagtcACCAAGTATTGAGTTAGGCACTGAGGTTAAGTGCTTTGCACCCCACTGGGGGGGGGCTTACTCGTATTATTCCCACAACTTTtagcctctctgaggctcagagaggtcgaATAACTTGCCAGAAATCACAGAAATTCAGAGTCAGAATGGAGTCAAATCCAGTTCTGACAATCCAGAGCCCAACTTGGAGGGTGTCTGATTGGTGATGTCCCCCAGGACTCCTATGGAGCCTCAGAACTGGGAAAATGAGAGTACTCTTTGCTGAGTGCTTACGATATGACAGGTGCATCGTACACTCTGGGCTTTTTTGGCTTCACCAGTAACAATAAAGTGGGGCCCCGTTGTTGCACCCAcat
The genomic region above belongs to Camelus ferus isolate YT-003-E chromosome 22, BCGSAC_Cfer_1.0, whole genome shotgun sequence and contains:
- the TEX45 gene encoding testis-expressed protein 45 codes for the protein MAAGALLPCPMSRLDFLKASHFALGPDARLHVGATQSTSHRDFPAYSGVTRRPPCQPLPRGSLFQQDARGAGGERVSETHCVYRPPSPPAWRERARTPAMQARHLHVHADARARTGLSTVRADFGWPELPARAREQLRGARFNFDRDSVPSGDPAKLRIPPTTHREFFPAHDVCPKPQEPCCHLGGPSPLKWDYRRQDDWTSYQRQFQAEPGPPALMCKRASSSVELGDIKIGYGPMSPEQKQAYRPQVLPPDRYDKAQASAHIHYVNIRPGDGLFHDRTTKGEHFYAQEPEPFVLHHDQTPESHILEGNRYPGPGNLTTSTHFFHGQPLPATKPPRRHVPHEKLQSHITLGEPSLFGQFFQTSMGTDYSPPGIPKPPKAPSLHLQRSNLPWDTGEPDFLTMNQKMLMPHRTAPASVTEEMLQRCKYSHWEPPLGEQRFFSTQNSDEFPFKYKGPAVLRRESLQESHVPLGFPHQWGCGAGKVDPQAPQIPTYPCPSQQ